Proteins found in one Acidobacteriota bacterium genomic segment:
- a CDS encoding ABC transporter permease, which translates to MTMSDSKKIATVSGDRITLPPRLVVRDISALYTELSEILGGKRSRRPSSPTSGPGPHPASQPTSIDFSRVEEFDTSALAFMRLFRAKHPEIAFENVSSELDSAFAAYASHASADFDSSAAKPTHLGLLEKTGLSTLRAFESARKFLSLMADVLHHTIGYLTSRRGVYPGETWNQLYFMAYRSYPIVCSMIFLVGVTISLTAAVQLKMFGADIFLADLVGIAMIRELVPMMAGIILAGKVGAAITAEIATMNVLEEVDALKTMGISPERFLMVPRILAITLAVPFLVALANIFGILGGMLVGHFQLGIPPETFYRQMMMAVFLRDVVIALVKTIVFGWTIVLASGFKGFFVGRSAGEVGRATTESVVLSITLIILIDCLFAVIFYM; encoded by the coding sequence ATGACAATGTCGGACAGCAAAAAGATCGCAACAGTGAGCGGCGACCGCATCACCCTCCCTCCCCGCCTTGTCGTCCGCGATATTTCGGCGCTCTACACTGAACTCAGCGAAATCCTCGGCGGCAAGCGCTCCAGGCGCCCCTCCAGCCCCACCTCCGGCCCCGGCCCCCACCCCGCCTCCCAACCCACCTCCATCGATTTCAGCCGGGTCGAGGAATTCGACACCTCGGCCCTCGCTTTCATGCGCCTTTTCCGGGCAAAGCATCCGGAAATCGCCTTCGAAAACGTCAGCTCCGAACTTGATTCGGCCTTCGCCGCCTACGCGTCCCACGCATCCGCCGACTTCGACTCATCCGCAGCCAAGCCCACCCATCTCGGCCTTCTGGAAAAGACCGGCCTCTCCACCCTCCGCGCCTTCGAAAGCGCCCGCAAATTCCTGTCGCTCATGGCCGACGTCCTCCATCACACCATCGGCTATCTCACATCCCGCCGCGGCGTCTACCCCGGCGAAACCTGGAACCAGCTCTATTTCATGGCCTACCGCTCCTACCCCATCGTCTGTTCGATGATCTTCCTCGTCGGGGTCACCATCTCCCTGACGGCGGCCGTTCAGCTCAAGATGTTCGGCGCCGACATCTTCCTGGCCGATCTTGTCGGCATCGCCATGATCCGGGAACTCGTCCCGATGATGGCCGGCATCATCCTGGCCGGTAAGGTGGGCGCGGCCATCACGGCCGAAATCGCGACCATGAACGTCCTCGAAGAAGTCGACGCCCTGAAAACGATGGGCATCTCCCCGGAGAGATTTCTCATGGTTCCGCGGATTCTGGCTATCACCCTGGCCGTGCCGTTTCTCGTGGCCCTGGCCAACATCTTCGGCATCCTCGGAGGCATGCTCGTCGGCCATTTCCAGCTCGGCATCCCGCCCGAGACGTTCTACCGCCAGATGATGATGGCCGTCTTCCTGCGGGACGTCGTGATCGCCCTCGTGAAAACGATCGTCTTCGGCTGGACGATCGTCCTGGCCAGCGGCTTCAAGGGATTCTTCGTCGGCCGGAGCGCGGGCGAGGTCGGCCGGGCCACGACGGAATCCGTCGTCTTGTCCATCACGCTCATCATTCTCATCGACTGCCTCTTCGCCGTCATTTTTTACATGTGA